A DNA window from Pseudomonas resinovorans NBRC 106553 contains the following coding sequences:
- the tuf gene encoding elongation factor Tu — MAKEKFERNKPHVNVGTIGHVDHGKTTLTAALTKVCSETWGGSARAFDQIDNAPEEKARGITINTSHVEYDSAVRHYAHVDCPGHADYVKNMITGAAQMDGAILVCSAADGPMPQTREHILLSRQVGVPYIVVFLNKADMVDDAELLELVEMEVRDLLNTYDFPGDDTPIIIGSALMALEGKDDNEIGVSAVRKLVETLDSYIPEPVRAIDQPFLLPIEDVFSISGRGTVVTGRVERGIVKVQEEVEIVGIRATTKTTCTGVEMFRKLLDEGRAGENVGVLLRGTKRDDVERGQVLAKPGTIKPHTKFECEVYVLSKEEGGRHTPFFKGYRPQFYFRTTDVTGNCELPEGVEMVMPGDNIKMVVTLIAPIAMEDGLRFAIREGGRTVGAGVVAKIFE, encoded by the coding sequence GTGGCTAAAGAAAAATTTGAACGTAACAAACCGCACGTCAACGTTGGCACCATCGGTCACGTTGACCATGGCAAAACCACTCTGACCGCTGCTCTGACCAAAGTCTGCTCGGAGACCTGGGGCGGTTCCGCTCGTGCGTTCGACCAGATCGACAACGCGCCGGAAGAGAAAGCTCGCGGTATCACCATCAACACTTCCCACGTTGAGTACGATTCCGCTGTTCGTCACTACGCTCACGTTGACTGCCCCGGTCACGCTGACTACGTGAAGAACATGATCACCGGTGCTGCCCAGATGGACGGCGCGATCCTGGTTTGCTCCGCTGCTGACGGCCCCATGCCGCAGACCCGCGAGCACATCCTGCTGTCCCGTCAGGTAGGCGTTCCTTACATTGTCGTGTTCCTGAACAAGGCCGACATGGTTGACGACGCTGAGCTGCTGGAACTGGTTGAAATGGAAGTTCGCGACCTGCTCAACACCTACGACTTCCCGGGCGACGACACTCCGATCATCATCGGTTCCGCTCTGATGGCCCTGGAAGGCAAGGACGACAACGAAATCGGCGTTTCCGCCGTTCGTAAGCTGGTAGAGACCCTGGACTCCTACATTCCGGAGCCGGTGCGTGCCATCGACCAGCCGTTCCTGCTGCCGATCGAAGACGTGTTCTCCATCTCCGGCCGCGGCACCGTGGTAACCGGTCGTGTTGAGCGTGGCATCGTCAAGGTTCAGGAAGAAGTCGAGATCGTCGGCATTCGCGCGACCACCAAGACCACCTGCACCGGCGTTGAAATGTTCCGCAAGCTGCTCGACGAAGGTCGTGCTGGTGAGAACGTTGGCGTCCTGCTGCGCGGCACCAAGCGTGACGACGTAGAGCGTGGTCAGGTTCTGGCCAAGCCGGGCACCATCAAGCCGCACACCAAGTTCGAGTGCGAAGTGTACGTGCTGTCCAAGGAAGAAGGCGGTCGTCACACTCCGTTCTTCAAGGGCTACCGTCCGCAGTTCTACTTCCGTACCACTGACGTGACCGGTAACTGCGAACTGCCGGAAGGCGTTGAGATGGTAATGCCGGGCGACAACATCAAGATGGTTGTCACCCTGATCGCTCCGATCGCCATGGAAGACGGTCTGCGCTTCGCGATTCGCGAAGGCGGCCGTACCGTAGGCGCCGGCGTGGTTGCCAAGATCTTCGAATAA
- the rpsL gene encoding 30S ribosomal protein S12: MATINQLVRKPRSRIVEKSDVPALQNCPQRRGVCTRVYTTTPKKPNSALRKVCRVRLTNGYEVTSYIGGEGHNLQEHSVVLIRGGRVKDLPGVRYHTVRGSLDTTGVKDRKQGRSKYGTKRPK; this comes from the coding sequence ATGGCAACTATTAACCAGCTGGTGCGTAAGCCGCGCAGCCGTATCGTCGAGAAATCCGACGTACCTGCGCTGCAAAACTGCCCGCAGCGTCGTGGCGTATGCACCCGCGTCTACACCACCACGCCGAAGAAACCGAACTCCGCACTCCGTAAGGTTTGCCGTGTTCGCCTGACCAACGGCTACGAAGTGACTTCGTACATCGGTGGTGAAGGTCACAACCTGCAAGAGCACAGCGTAGTGCTGATCCGTGGCGGTCGTGTAAAAGACCTTCCGGGTGTGCGTTACCACACCGTTCGCGGTTCGCTGGATACCACCGGCGTTAAAGACCGTAAGCAGGGCCGTTCCAAGTACGGCACCAAGCGTCCGAAGTAA
- the rpsG gene encoding 30S ribosomal protein S7 gives MPRRRVAAKREILDDPKYGSLILAKFMNHVMESGKKAVAERIVYGALDTVKARKNSDPLEIFEKALDAIAPLVEVKSRRVGGATYQVPVEVRPSRRNALAMRWLVESARKRGEKSMALRLAGELLDAFDGKGAAVKKREDVHRMAEANKAFSHYRF, from the coding sequence ATGCCAAGACGTCGTGTAGCAGCAAAGCGTGAGATTCTGGACGATCCGAAATACGGAAGCCTGATCCTCGCCAAATTCATGAACCACGTGATGGAAAGCGGCAAGAAGGCTGTAGCCGAGCGCATCGTTTACGGTGCCCTGGATACCGTCAAAGCACGCAAGAACAGCGATCCCCTGGAAATCTTCGAGAAAGCTCTCGACGCCATCGCTCCGCTGGTCGAAGTAAAGTCCCGCCGTGTAGGCGGTGCCACTTACCAGGTTCCGGTCGAAGTTCGTCCGTCCCGTCGTAATGCCCTGGCCATGCGTTGGCTGGTTGAGTCCGCGCGCAAGCGTGGCGAGAAATCCATGGCCCTGCGCCTGGCTGGCGAGCTGCTCGATGCCTTCGATGGCAAGGGCGCAGCTGTCAAGAAGCGTGAAGACGTGCACCGCATGGCAGAGGCCAACAAGGCCTTCTCGCATTATCGCTTCTAA
- the fusA gene encoding elongation factor G → MARTTPINRYRNIGICAHVDAGKTTTTERILFYTGLSHKMGEVHDGAATTDWMVQEQERGITITSAAITTFWEGSRGQYDKYRVNVIDTPGHVDFTIEVERSLRVLDGAVVVFCGTSGVEPQSETVWRQANKYGVPRIVYVNKMDRAGANFLRVVGQIKNRLGHTPVPVQLAIGAEDDFQGQIDLLKMKAVYWNEDDKGTSYREEEIPAELVDLANEWRNNMVEAAAEANEELMNKYLEEGELTIEEIKAGLRQRTIACEIVPAVCGSSFKNKGVPLVLDAVIDFLPAPTEIPAIKGVHPDSTDDNEIVDERPADDSAPFSALAFKIATDPFVGTLTFVRVYSGVLESGQSVVNSVKGKKERVGRMVQMHANQRDEIKEVRAGDIAALIGMKDVTTGDTLCDQEKPIILERMDFPEPVISVAVEPKTKADQEKMGIALGKLAQEDPSFRVKTDEETGQTIISGMGELHLDILVDRMKREFGVEANIGKPQVSYRETITKDNVEIEGKFVRQSGGRGQFGHCWIRFSAADVDEKGNITEGLVFNNEVVGGVVPKEYIPAIQKGIEEQMKNGVVAGYPLIGLKASVFDGSYHDVDSNEMAFKIAASMATKQLAQKGGGKVLEPIMKVEVVTPEDYMGDVMGDLNRRRGLIQGMEDSVSGKVIRAEVPLGEMFGYATDVRSMSQGRASYSMEFSKYAEAPSNVVEALVKKQG, encoded by the coding sequence GTGGCTCGTACAACCCCTATCAACCGCTACCGTAACATCGGTATCTGCGCCCACGTAGACGCCGGTAAGACCACCACTACGGAGCGGATCCTGTTCTACACAGGTCTCAGCCACAAAATGGGTGAGGTGCACGACGGCGCCGCCACTACCGACTGGATGGTGCAGGAGCAGGAGCGTGGTATCACCATTACCTCCGCTGCCATCACCACCTTCTGGGAAGGCTCCCGTGGTCAGTACGACAAGTACCGCGTAAACGTCATCGACACCCCCGGCCACGTAGACTTCACCATTGAAGTTGAGCGCTCCCTGCGCGTACTGGACGGCGCTGTCGTTGTGTTCTGCGGTACCTCCGGCGTTGAGCCGCAGTCCGAAACCGTATGGCGTCAGGCCAACAAGTACGGCGTTCCGCGTATCGTTTACGTGAACAAGATGGACCGCGCTGGTGCCAACTTCCTGCGCGTCGTCGGTCAGATCAAGAACCGCCTGGGTCACACCCCGGTTCCGGTTCAACTGGCCATCGGTGCAGAAGACGACTTCCAGGGTCAGATCGACCTGCTGAAGATGAAAGCCGTCTACTGGAACGAAGACGACAAGGGCACCTCCTACCGCGAGGAAGAGATTCCCGCGGAGCTGGTTGACCTGGCCAACGAGTGGCGCAACAACATGGTCGAGGCTGCTGCCGAAGCCAACGAAGAGCTGATGAACAAGTACCTGGAAGAGGGTGAGCTGACGATCGAAGAGATCAAGGCCGGCCTGCGTCAGCGTACTATCGCCTGCGAAATCGTTCCGGCTGTCTGCGGTTCCTCGTTCAAGAACAAGGGCGTACCCCTGGTTCTCGACGCCGTTATCGACTTCCTGCCGGCTCCGACCGAGATCCCTGCGATCAAGGGCGTTCACCCGGACAGCACTGACGACAACGAAATCGTTGACGAGCGTCCTGCAGATGACAGCGCACCGTTCTCCGCTCTGGCGTTCAAGATCGCTACCGACCCGTTCGTTGGTACTCTGACCTTCGTTCGCGTTTATTCGGGCGTTCTGGAGTCTGGCCAATCGGTCGTTAACTCCGTGAAAGGCAAGAAAGAGCGCGTTGGTCGTATGGTGCAGATGCACGCCAACCAGCGTGACGAGATCAAAGAAGTACGCGCTGGCGACATCGCGGCTCTGATCGGCATGAAGGACGTCACTACTGGTGACACCCTGTGCGATCAGGAAAAGCCGATCATCCTCGAGCGTATGGACTTCCCGGAGCCGGTAATTTCGGTAGCTGTTGAGCCGAAGACCAAGGCTGACCAGGAGAAGATGGGTATCGCTCTGGGCAAGCTGGCCCAGGAAGATCCGTCGTTCCGCGTCAAGACCGACGAAGAAACCGGCCAGACCATCATCTCCGGTATGGGTGAGCTGCACCTGGACATCCTCGTCGACCGCATGAAGCGCGAGTTCGGCGTTGAGGCCAACATCGGCAAGCCGCAGGTTTCCTACCGCGAAACCATCACCAAGGACAATGTCGAGATCGAAGGCAAATTCGTTCGTCAGTCCGGTGGTCGTGGTCAGTTCGGTCACTGCTGGATCCGCTTCTCTGCCGCTGACGTGGACGAGAAAGGCAACATCACCGAAGGCCTGGTGTTCAACAACGAAGTCGTTGGTGGTGTGGTTCCGAAGGAATACATCCCGGCGATCCAGAAAGGTATCGAAGAGCAGATGAAGAACGGCGTTGTCGCCGGCTATCCGCTCATCGGCCTGAAGGCCTCCGTGTTCGATGGTTCGTACCACGACGTCGACTCCAACGAGATGGCGTTCAAGATCGCTGCCTCCATGGCGACCAAGCAGCTGGCCCAGAAGGGCGGCGGTAAAGTGCTTGAGCCGATCATGAAGGTAGAGGTAGTGACTCCTGAGGACTACATGGGTGACGTGATGGGTGACCTGAACCGTCGTCGTGGTCTGATTCAGGGGATGGAAGACAGCGTTTCCGGTAAGGTAATTCGTGCCGAGGTTCCGCTGGGCGAGATGTTCGGTTATGCGACCGACGTACGTTCCATGTCCCAGGGTCGCGCGAGCTACTCCATGGAATTCTCCAAATACGCCGAAGCTCCGTCGAATGTCGTCGAAGCACTGGTTAAAAAACAAGGTTGA
- the rpoC gene encoding DNA-directed RNA polymerase subunit beta' codes for MKDLLNLLKNQGQIEEFDAIRIGLASPEMIRSWSFGEVKKPETINYRTFKPERDGLFCAKIFGPVKDYECLCGKYKRLKHRGVICEKCGVEVALAKVRRERMGHIELASPVAHIWFLKSLPSRIGLLLDMTLRDIERVLYFESYVVIDPGMTTLEKGQLLNDEQYFEALEEFGDDFDARMGAEAVRELLNAIDLDHEIGRLREEIPQTNSETKIKKLSKRLKLMEAFKDSGNHPEWMVLTVLPVLPPDLRPLVPLDGGRFATSDLNDLYRRVINRNNRLKRLLDLAAPDIIVRNEKRMLQEAVDALLDNGRRGRAITGSNKRPLKSLADMIKGKQGRFRQNLLGKRVDYSGRSVITVGPTLRLHQCGLPKKMALELFKPFIFGKLEARGMATTIKAAKKMVERELPEVWDVLAEVIREHPVLLNRAPTLHRLGIQAFEPVLIEGKAIQLHPLVCAAYNADFDGDQMAVHVPLTLEAQLEARALMMSTNNILSPANGEPIIVPSQDVVLGLYYMTREAVNAKGEGRVFADLQEVDRVFRAGEASLHARVKVRINETVKDKDGGITKNTRIVDTTVGRALLFQVVPAGLSFDVVNQPMKKKAISKLINQCYRVVGLKDTVIFADQLMYTGFAYSTISGVSIGVNDFVIPDEKARIIDAATAEVKEIETQYASGLVTQGEKYNKVIDLWSKANDEVSKAMMSNLSKEKVIDREGKEVDQESFNSMYMMADSGARGSAAQIRQLAGMRGLMAKPDGSIIETPITANFREGLNVLQYFISTHGARKGLADTALKTANSGYLTRRLVDVAQDLVVTEVDCGTEHGLLMTPHIEGGDVVEPLGERVLGRVIARDVFKPGSDEVIVPAGTLVDEQWVEFIERMSVDEVIVRSPISCETRYGICAKCYGRDLARGHQVNIGEAVGVIAAQSIGEPGTQLTMRTFHIGGAASRTSAADNVQVKNGGTIRLHNLKHVENLNGNLVAVSRSGELAVADDFGRERERYKLPYGAVISVKEGDKVDPGAIVAKWDPHTHPIVTEMKGTVTFVGMEEGITIKRQTDELTGLTNIEVLDPKDRPAAGKDIRPAVKLVDANGKELLLPGTDVPAQYFLPANALVGVADGAQVGVGDVIARIPQETSKTRDITGGLPRVADLFEARRPKEPSILAEISGTISFGKETKGKRRLVITPNDGTDPYEELIPKWRHLNVFEGEQVNRGEVISDGPSNPHDILRLLGVSALAKYIVNEIQDVYRLQGVKINDKHIETILRQMLRKVEIAESGDSSFIKGDQMELTQVLEENERLATEDRFIAKFERVLLGITKASLSTESFISAASFQETTRVLTEAAVTGKRDYLRGLKENVVVGRLIPAGTGLAYHSERKRQREAGKPVRVSASEVEAALTEALNSSSN; via the coding sequence TTGAAAGACTTGCTGAATCTGTTGAAAAACCAGGGTCAAATCGAAGAGTTCGATGCCATCCGTATTGGTCTGGCCTCGCCCGAGATGATCCGTTCCTGGTCCTTCGGTGAAGTGAAGAAGCCGGAGACCATCAACTACCGTACCTTCAAGCCGGAGCGCGATGGCCTGTTCTGCGCCAAGATCTTCGGCCCGGTGAAGGACTACGAGTGCCTGTGCGGTAAGTACAAGCGCCTCAAGCATCGCGGTGTGATCTGCGAGAAGTGCGGCGTGGAAGTCGCCCTGGCCAAGGTGCGTCGTGAGCGCATGGGCCATATCGAACTGGCTTCCCCCGTTGCCCACATCTGGTTCCTGAAGTCCCTGCCGTCGCGTATCGGCCTGCTGCTGGACATGACCCTGCGTGACATCGAACGCGTGCTCTATTTCGAGAGCTACGTGGTGATCGATCCGGGTATGACCACCCTGGAGAAGGGCCAGCTGCTGAACGACGAGCAATACTTCGAAGCCCTCGAAGAGTTCGGTGACGACTTCGACGCCCGCATGGGTGCGGAAGCCGTTCGCGAGCTGCTCAACGCTATCGATCTGGACCACGAGATTGGCCGCCTGCGCGAAGAGATTCCGCAGACCAACTCGGAAACCAAGATCAAGAAGCTGTCCAAGCGCCTGAAGCTGATGGAAGCCTTCAAGGACTCCGGCAACCACCCCGAGTGGATGGTGCTGACCGTCCTGCCGGTGCTGCCGCCGGACCTGCGTCCGCTGGTTCCGCTGGATGGCGGCCGCTTCGCGACTTCCGACCTGAACGACCTGTATCGTCGGGTGATCAACCGTAACAACCGTCTGAAGCGCCTGCTCGACCTGGCCGCTCCGGACATCATCGTGCGCAACGAAAAGCGCATGCTGCAGGAAGCCGTCGACGCCCTGCTGGACAACGGCCGTCGTGGCCGTGCCATCACCGGCTCGAACAAGCGCCCGCTGAAGTCCCTGGCCGACATGATCAAGGGCAAGCAAGGTCGCTTCCGTCAGAACCTGCTCGGCAAGCGCGTGGACTACTCCGGTCGTTCCGTAATTACCGTAGGTCCGACCCTGCGTCTGCACCAGTGCGGTCTGCCCAAGAAGATGGCTCTCGAGCTGTTCAAGCCGTTCATCTTCGGCAAGCTGGAAGCCCGCGGCATGGCCACCACCATCAAGGCGGCCAAGAAGATGGTCGAGCGCGAACTGCCCGAGGTCTGGGACGTTCTCGCCGAAGTCATCCGCGAACACCCCGTGCTGCTGAACCGCGCGCCGACCCTGCACCGTCTGGGTATCCAGGCGTTCGAGCCGGTACTGATCGAAGGCAAGGCCATCCAGCTGCACCCGCTGGTCTGCGCCGCGTACAACGCCGACTTCGACGGTGACCAGATGGCCGTCCACGTTCCGCTGACCCTCGAGGCCCAGCTGGAAGCGCGCGCGCTGATGATGTCCACCAACAACATCCTCTCGCCCGCCAACGGCGAGCCGATCATCGTGCCGTCGCAGGACGTGGTTCTGGGTCTGTATTACATGACCCGTGAAGCCGTCAACGCCAAAGGCGAAGGTCGCGTGTTCGCTGACCTGCAGGAAGTCGACCGCGTGTTCCGCGCCGGCGAAGCGTCCCTGCACGCCCGCGTGAAAGTGCGCATCAACGAGACCGTGAAGGACAAGGACGGTGGCATCACCAAGAACACTCGCATCGTCGACACCACTGTCGGCCGCGCGCTGCTGTTCCAGGTGGTTCCGGCCGGCCTGTCGTTCGACGTGGTCAACCAGCCGATGAAGAAGAAGGCGATCTCCAAGCTGATCAACCAGTGCTATCGCGTGGTTGGCCTGAAGGACACCGTCATCTTCGCTGACCAGCTGATGTACACCGGTTTCGCCTACTCCACCATTTCCGGCGTCTCCATCGGTGTGAATGACTTCGTCATTCCCGACGAGAAGGCCCGCATCATCGATGCCGCCACCGCCGAAGTGAAGGAAATCGAGACCCAGTACGCCTCCGGCCTGGTAACCCAGGGCGAGAAGTACAACAAGGTGATCGACCTCTGGTCCAAGGCCAACGACGAAGTGTCCAAGGCGATGATGTCCAACCTCTCGAAAGAGAAGGTCATCGACCGCGAAGGCAAGGAAGTCGACCAGGAGTCCTTCAACTCCATGTACATGATGGCGGACTCCGGTGCGCGGGGTTCCGCGGCCCAGATCCGTCAGCTGGCCGGTATGCGTGGCCTGATGGCCAAGCCGGACGGCTCCATCATCGAGACCCCCATCACCGCGAACTTCCGTGAAGGCCTGAACGTACTCCAGTACTTCATCTCCACTCACGGTGCTCGTAAGGGTCTGGCGGATACCGCACTGAAGACCGCGAACTCCGGTTACCTGACCCGTCGTCTCGTCGACGTGGCCCAGGACCTGGTAGTGACCGAAGTCGACTGCGGCACCGAGCATGGCCTGCTGATGACTCCGCACATCGAAGGCGGCGACGTGGTCGAGCCCCTGGGCGAGCGTGTTCTGGGTCGAGTGATCGCCCGTGACGTGTTCAAGCCGGGTTCCGACGAAGTCATCGTTCCGGCCGGTACCCTGGTCGACGAGCAGTGGGTCGAGTTCATCGAGCGCATGAGCGTCGACGAAGTGATCGTGCGTTCGCCGATCAGCTGCGAAACCCGCTACGGCATCTGCGCCAAGTGCTACGGTCGCGATCTGGCCCGTGGTCACCAGGTGAACATCGGTGAAGCTGTCGGCGTAATCGCCGCCCAGTCCATCGGTGAGCCGGGTACCCAGCTGACCATGCGTACCTTCCACATCGGTGGTGCGGCCAGCCGTACTTCGGCTGCCGACAACGTCCAGGTGAAGAACGGCGGTACCATCCGCCTGCACAACCTGAAGCACGTCGAGAACCTCAACGGCAACCTGGTTGCTGTGTCCCGTTCCGGTGAGCTGGCGGTTGCCGACGACTTCGGTCGTGAGCGCGAGCGCTACAAGCTGCCGTACGGTGCCGTGATTTCCGTGAAGGAAGGCGACAAGGTCGACCCGGGCGCAATCGTCGCCAAGTGGGACCCGCACACCCACCCGATCGTGACCGAAATGAAGGGTACCGTTACCTTCGTCGGCATGGAGGAGGGCATCACCATCAAGCGCCAGACCGACGAACTGACCGGTCTGACCAACATCGAGGTTCTGGATCCGAAGGACCGTCCGGCTGCTGGCAAGGACATCCGTCCGGCCGTGAAGCTGGTCGACGCCAACGGCAAGGAACTGCTGCTGCCGGGTACCGACGTTCCCGCCCAGTACTTCCTGCCGGCGAACGCCCTGGTTGGCGTGGCCGACGGTGCGCAAGTGGGTGTGGGTGACGTTATCGCCCGTATCCCGCAGGAAACCTCGAAGACCCGCGACATCACCGGTGGTCTGCCGCGCGTTGCCGACCTGTTCGAAGCTCGTCGTCCGAAAGAGCCTTCGATCCTGGCGGAAATCAGCGGCACCATCTCCTTCGGCAAGGAGACCAAAGGCAAGCGCCGTCTGGTCATCACCCCGAACGACGGTACCGATCCTTACGAGGAGCTGATTCCGAAGTGGCGTCACCTGAACGTGTTCGAAGGCGAACAGGTGAACCGCGGCGAAGTTATCTCCGACGGTCCGAGCAACCCGCACGACATCCTGCGTCTGCTGGGCGTCAGCGCGCTGGCCAAGTACATCGTCAACGAGATCCAGGACGTGTACCGCCTGCAGGGCGTGAAGATCAACGACAAGCACATCGAAACCATCCTGCGCCAGATGCTGCGCAAGGTCGAGATTGCCGAGTCGGGTGACTCCAGTTTCATCAAGGGCGACCAGATGGAACTGACCCAGGTACTGGAAGAGAACGAGCGTCTGGCGACCGAAGATCGCTTCATCGCCAAGTTCGAGCGCGTCCTGCTGGGTATCACCAAGGCCTCGCTGTCCACCGAGTCGTTCATCTCCGCGGCATCCTTCCAGGAAACCACCCGCGTTCTGACCGAAGCGGCGGTAACCGGCAAGCGCGACTACCTGCGCGGCCTGAAGGAAAACGTGGTGGTGGGTCGTCTGATCCCGGCCGGTACCGGCCTGGCCTACCACAGCGAGCGCAAGCGTCAGCGCGAAGCCGGCAAGCCGGTCCGCGTGAGCGCGAGCGAAGTGGAAGCGGCGCTGACCGAAGCGCTGAACTCCAGCAGCAACTAA
- the rplD gene encoding 50S ribosomal protein L4, giving the protein MQLNVNGAQAIEVSERTFGGEFNETLVHQAVVAYMAGGRQGTRAQKTRSEVSGGGKKPWRQKGTGRARAGTIRSPIWRSGGTTFAAKPQDHSQKLNKKMYRAAMRSILAELVRQDRLIVVEDFAVDAPKTKALLGKLDGLGLTDVLIVSEAVDQNLYLAARNLPHVDVRDVQGSDPVSLIAYDKVLITVSAVKKFEELLA; this is encoded by the coding sequence ATGCAACTGAATGTAAATGGCGCTCAGGCTATCGAAGTCTCCGAGCGTACCTTTGGCGGTGAGTTCAACGAGACCCTGGTTCACCAGGCTGTCGTCGCCTACATGGCCGGTGGCCGTCAAGGCACTCGCGCGCAGAAGACCCGTTCCGAAGTTTCCGGTGGCGGCAAGAAACCGTGGCGTCAGAAGGGCACTGGTCGTGCTCGTGCTGGCACCATCCGCAGCCCCATCTGGCGCTCCGGTGGTACCACTTTCGCAGCCAAGCCTCAGGATCACTCCCAGAAGCTCAACAAGAAGATGTATCGCGCTGCCATGCGTTCCATCCTCGCCGAGCTGGTTCGTCAGGACCGTCTGATCGTGGTTGAAGACTTCGCTGTTGATGCCCCGAAAACCAAGGCCCTGCTGGGCAAGCTGGATGGTCTGGGTCTGACCGACGTGCTGATCGTTTCCGAAGCCGTTGATCAAAACCTGTACCTGGCTGCTCGCAACCTGCCGCACGTAGATGTTCGCGATGTGCAGGGTTCCGACCCGGTAAGCCTCATCGCCTACGACAAGGTGTTGATCACCGTGTCCGCCGTGAAGAAATTCGAGGAGCTGCTGGCATGA
- the rpsJ gene encoding 30S ribosomal protein S10: MQNQQIRIRLKAFDHRLIDQSTQEIVETAKRTGAQVRGPIPLPTRKERYTVLVSPHVNKDARDQYEIRTHKRVLDIVQPTDKTVDALMKLDLAAGVEVQISLG; encoded by the coding sequence ATGCAAAACCAACAAATCCGTATTCGGTTGAAGGCTTTTGACCATCGCCTGATCGATCAATCCACCCAGGAAATCGTGGAAACCGCGAAACGTACTGGTGCTCAGGTGCGTGGTCCTATTCCTCTGCCTACTCGCAAAGAGCGGTACACCGTTCTGGTCTCCCCGCACGTCAACAAAGACGCGCGTGACCAGTACGAAATTCGTACCCACAAGCGTGTTCTGGACATCGTCCAGCCGACGGATAAAACCGTCGATGCGCTGATGAAGCTCGACCTTGCGGCAGGCGTGGAAGTGCAGATCAGCCTCGGCTAA
- the rplC gene encoding 50S ribosomal protein L3 — protein MTIGVVGRKCGMTRIFTEEGVSIPVTVIEIEPNRVTQFKNEDSDGYRAVQVTVGERRASRVTKAQAGHFAKANVAAGRGVWEFRLEDGEFQAGDQLTAELFQAGQLVDVTGQSKGKGYAGTIKRWNFRGQDNTHGNSVSHRAPGSIGQCQTPGRVFKGKKMSGHLGAERVTVQSLEVVRVDAERNLLLVKGAVPGATGGDVVVRPAAKARG, from the coding sequence ATGACTATTGGTGTAGTCGGTCGTAAATGCGGCATGACCCGCATTTTCACCGAAGAAGGTGTCTCCATTCCGGTTACGGTCATTGAGATCGAGCCGAATCGTGTGACCCAATTCAAAAACGAAGACAGCGATGGCTATCGCGCCGTACAGGTAACTGTTGGTGAGCGCCGTGCCTCTCGCGTGACCAAGGCGCAAGCCGGTCACTTCGCCAAGGCAAACGTGGCTGCTGGTCGCGGCGTCTGGGAATTCCGTCTTGAAGACGGCGAGTTCCAGGCTGGCGATCAACTGACTGCAGAGCTGTTCCAAGCTGGTCAACTGGTAGACGTTACCGGTCAGTCCAAGGGTAAAGGCTACGCCGGTACCATCAAGCGCTGGAACTTCCGTGGTCAGGACAACACCCACGGTAACTCCGTTTCTCACCGCGCCCCGGGTTCTATTGGCCAGTGCCAGACTCCTGGTCGTGTCTTCAAGGGCAAGAAAATGTCCGGTCATCTGGGCGCTGAGCGCGTGACCGTGCAGTCCCTGGAAGTTGTGCGTGTCGATGCAGAACGCAATCTGCTGCTGGTAAAAGGTGCCGTTCCTGGCGCTACCGGCGGTGATGTGGTTGTGCGTCCGGCAGCCAAGGCTCGCGGTTAA
- the rplW gene encoding 50S ribosomal protein L23 yields MNQERVFKVLVGPHISEKATMLADGKSQFVFKVATDATKLEIKKAVESLFSVKVARVTTLNVKGKTKRTVRGLGKRNDWKKAYIALQPGQDLDFASSAE; encoded by the coding sequence ATGAACCAGGAACGCGTATTCAAGGTGCTGGTTGGCCCGCACATCTCCGAGAAAGCCACGATGCTGGCAGACGGCAAGAGCCAATTCGTTTTCAAGGTTGCCACTGATGCAACCAAGCTGGAAATCAAGAAGGCCGTAGAAAGCCTGTTCAGCGTGAAAGTCGCTCGCGTCACTACCCTGAATGTCAAGGGTAAGACCAAGCGTACCGTTCGCGGTCTGGGCAAGCGTAACGACTGGAAAAAAGCGTACATCGCTCTCCAGCCGGGCCAAGATCTCGATTTCGCCAGCAGCGCTGAGTAA